A DNA window from Pogona vitticeps strain Pit_001003342236 chromosome 2, PviZW2.1, whole genome shotgun sequence contains the following coding sequences:
- the LOC144587287 gene encoding uncharacterized protein LOC144587287: MECGKSFSQSGQLRLHQRTHTGEKPHKCMECGKSFSQSGHLRLHQRTHTGEKPHKCMECGKSFSRSSALRLHQRTHTGEKLHKCMECGKSFSQSGHLRLHQRTHTGEKPHKCMECGKSFSDSGVLKLHQRTHTRPLVMCFTSVLI, from the coding sequence atggaatgtggaaagagctttagtcagagtggtcagcttaggttacatcaaaggactcacactggggagaaaccacataaatgcatggaatgtggaaagagctttagtcagagtggtcaccttaggttacatcaaaggactcacactggggagaaaccacataaatgcatggaatgtggaaagagctttagtcgcagtagcgcccttaggttacatcaaaggactcacactggagagaaactacataaatgcatggaatgtggaaagagctttagtcagagtggtcaccttaggttacatcaaaggactcacactggagagaaaccacataaatgcatggaatgtggaaagagctttagtgacagtGGTGTCCTtaaattacatcaaaggactcacaccaggccacttgtgatgtgttttacttctGTCCTTATTTAA